In a single window of the Streptomyces cinnabarinus genome:
- a CDS encoding streptophobe family protein, with protein MSVRTPSDQAVAHHGWLQALVAVLAGLISMGVVAALGLWAAGATGLPDNAFPRVVAATVVTAVGGTVEMSGDAGGLAESAAGLTVMPLSVTLAGALVTAAAFLRPLRHRAVTGATELAGWAGRVALLWLLALLGLALAARQDFTIALGDDALSDLGELFGISPKVGFRTDVPPTLFFGLLWLVGVMILALLVSPGAPLPPRLLRFQESVRPAAYAMVVLLLACVALGVVIGLVVAVARGHARETLAVILLGLPNLVWLALTIGFGATWEGRVDGPFGLPMPHVLDEVLRGKETATLNLSTLADYDSRVWWLVAVDAVLVLAAAFVMAARSPRRVRAWQHAVHLGVALVLTVLMICLVGRISAHYGLSVLGIGDLGGDLGGELVLEPQVWGALGFAALWGLVGGFLGGLLAQVLRRRVGR; from the coding sequence TGGCCGGGCTGATCTCCATGGGGGTCGTCGCCGCCCTGGGCCTCTGGGCGGCGGGGGCGACGGGGCTCCCGGACAACGCCTTCCCCCGGGTCGTCGCCGCGACCGTGGTCACGGCCGTCGGCGGCACGGTCGAGATGTCCGGCGACGCCGGTGGCCTCGCCGAGTCCGCGGCCGGTCTCACCGTGATGCCGCTCTCCGTCACGCTCGCCGGTGCCCTGGTGACCGCCGCCGCGTTCCTGCGGCCGCTGCGGCACCGGGCGGTGACCGGTGCGACGGAACTGGCGGGCTGGGCCGGCCGGGTCGCCCTGCTGTGGCTGCTGGCGCTGCTCGGTCTGGCCCTCGCCGCCCGCCAGGACTTCACCATCGCGCTCGGCGACGACGCCCTGAGCGACCTGGGCGAGCTCTTCGGGATCTCGCCGAAGGTCGGCTTTCGCACCGACGTCCCGCCGACGCTGTTCTTCGGACTGCTGTGGCTCGTGGGCGTCATGATCCTCGCCCTGCTGGTGTCCCCGGGCGCTCCGTTGCCGCCCCGGCTGCTGCGCTTCCAGGAGTCGGTGCGCCCGGCCGCGTACGCGATGGTCGTGCTGCTGCTCGCCTGCGTCGCCCTGGGGGTGGTGATCGGGCTGGTCGTGGCCGTGGCCCGGGGGCATGCGCGGGAGACCCTCGCGGTCATTCTGCTCGGGCTGCCGAACCTGGTGTGGCTGGCGCTCACCATCGGCTTCGGCGCCACCTGGGAGGGCCGGGTGGACGGGCCGTTCGGGCTGCCGATGCCGCATGTGCTGGACGAGGTGCTGCGCGGGAAGGAGACCGCGACGCTCAACCTCAGTACGCTCGCCGACTACGACAGCCGGGTGTGGTGGCTGGTGGCCGTGGACGCGGTGCTGGTCCTGGCGGCGGCGTTCGTGATGGCGGCCCGTTCCCCGCGGCGGGTGCGTGCTTGGCAGCACGCCGTTCATCTGGGCGTGGCGCTCGTCCTCACGGTGCTGATGATCTGCCTCGTCGGGCGGATCTCCGCGCACTACGGGCTGTCGGTGCTGGGCATCGGGGATCTCGGGGGCGATCTGGGCGGGGAGCTGGTGCTGGAGCCGCAGGTGTGGGGGGCGCTGGGCTTCGCGGCGCTGTGGGGGCTGGTCGGGGGCTTCCTCGGAGGGCTGCTCGCGCAGGTGCTGCGGCGGCGAGTGGGACGGTAG
- a CDS encoding serine/threonine-protein kinase, which translates to MARETSLFSGRPSELIGRQVAGYRIEEEIGRGGMAVVYRARDLRLDRPVALKLLAPELARNDTFRRRFSHESRAAAAIDHPHIVPVFEAGETDGVLFIAMRYVDGSDLRHLLDRQGPLPSATAVRIAAQVASALDAAHEHGLVHRDVKPGNILVARGTDSDHPEHAYLTDFGLTKKSLSLTGVTTVGQFVGTLDYVAPEQISGKPVDARCDVYGFACVVHECLAGQPPFRRDDDMALLWAHQYDQPPPLTSLRPDLPAPVDAVFAKGLAKSPDARYESCLAFVAALRTALRGDEPEVVTEVVAHPPTRVDLRVAEEQGEPEGLVEPVEPMEPVTEPKPPPRWAEPFFGARR; encoded by the coding sequence ATGGCCCGTGAGACCAGCCTGTTCTCCGGCCGCCCCTCCGAGCTGATCGGCCGGCAGGTCGCCGGGTACCGCATCGAGGAGGAGATCGGCCGCGGTGGCATGGCCGTCGTCTACCGCGCCCGTGACCTGCGCCTGGACCGTCCGGTCGCGCTGAAGCTGCTCGCCCCCGAACTCGCCCGCAACGACACCTTCCGCCGCCGCTTCAGCCATGAGTCCCGAGCCGCCGCCGCGATCGACCATCCGCACATCGTGCCGGTCTTCGAAGCAGGCGAGACGGACGGCGTCCTGTTCATCGCCATGCGCTACGTCGACGGCAGCGATCTGCGCCATCTGCTGGACCGCCAGGGCCCGTTGCCGTCCGCGACGGCCGTACGGATCGCCGCGCAGGTGGCCTCCGCGCTGGACGCCGCCCATGAGCACGGTCTGGTCCACCGGGACGTGAAGCCCGGCAACATCCTGGTCGCCCGCGGCACGGACAGCGACCACCCGGAGCACGCCTATCTGACCGACTTCGGACTGACGAAGAAGTCCCTGTCGCTGACCGGGGTCACGACCGTCGGCCAGTTCGTCGGCACCCTCGACTACGTGGCGCCGGAACAGATCTCCGGCAAGCCGGTCGACGCCCGCTGCGACGTGTACGGCTTCGCCTGTGTCGTCCACGAGTGCCTGGCCGGACAGCCGCCCTTCCGGCGCGACGACGACATGGCGCTGCTGTGGGCCCACCAGTACGACCAGCCGCCGCCGCTGACGTCCCTGCGGCCCGACCTCCCGGCCCCGGTCGACGCCGTGTTCGCCAAGGGCCTGGCCAAGAGCCCCGATGCCCGGTACGAGTCCTGCCTCGCCTTCGTCGCCGCACTGCGCACCGCCCTGCGCGGTGATGAGCCGGAGGTGGTGACGGAGGTGGTGGCGCATCCGCCGACCCGGGTGGATCTGAGGGTCGCGGAGGAGCAGGGGGAGCCAGAAGGGCTGGTGGAGCCGGTGGAGCCGATGGAGCCGGTGACGGAACCGAAGCCGCCGCCCCGTTGGGCCGAGCCGTTCTTCGGTGCACGGCGCTGA
- a CDS encoding FHA domain-containing protein, translating to MAERPLAPTAPVLVLETESGSTVMTPSRDYHVGRDPLSDVVIDDARVSWHHAVLHPETDHWTLQDEHSTNGTYTEGRRVHERDVGPGTVIRFGNPADGPRAVLLGRPAPGPERPSAVSMPAQTGTFRQPTSVRPLPTTRTVRIGRAPDNDLVIDDLIVSRHHAELRGLPDGGHEITDLGSHNGTYVNGAPVTTAPVRPGDVIGIGHSAFCLVGDELQEYVDTGEVSLEVQDLTVAVDRGRKTLLDDVSFPVGEKCLLAVVGPSGAGKSTLLNALTGQRPADHGTVVYDGRDLYRDYAELRQRIGLVPQDDILHAQLTVRAALSYAAELRFPQDTAKAERQARVDEVIRELGLEQRAGQPVHSLSGGQRKRVSVALELLTKPSLLFLDEPTSGLDPGMDRSVMHMLRGLADDGRTVIVVTHSVLSLDVCDRLLVLAPGGRIAYYGPPEDALPFFGFDEWPEAFEAFERDQDRNWAGGYTSSPLHRRYVIDATAQPRLTRTGPVVITPPRRPRSRGAQLGTLIRRYTAALSADRTFLAIMIALPFVMGAMARALAGSALTRDTAMNALLILCVGAVLTGAANAVRELVKERVIYRRERAVGLSRSAYLMSKVVVLGTVTVLQAVVLTLVALLGVDLNAPGGEGVLMPPLIEITIAVALLAFTAMMLGLLVSALVRKEEVTMPLLVLLAIVQVVFCGALLKLDGVPGLEQLSWLVPSRWALGAMAGTVDLARIVPGELTGDPLFGHSTGVWLLNIGMLLVLSVVFGYVVSWLLRRQEPVVMRK from the coding sequence ATGGCGGAGCGACCGCTCGCACCGACTGCGCCCGTACTCGTCCTGGAGACCGAGTCGGGCTCCACGGTGATGACCCCGAGCCGCGACTACCACGTCGGACGCGACCCGCTGAGCGACGTCGTCATCGACGACGCCCGGGTCTCCTGGCACCACGCGGTCCTGCACCCCGAGACCGACCACTGGACGCTCCAGGACGAGCACAGCACCAACGGCACCTACACCGAGGGCCGGCGCGTCCACGAGCGGGACGTCGGCCCCGGTACCGTGATCCGCTTCGGCAACCCCGCCGACGGCCCCCGCGCCGTCCTCCTCGGCCGCCCGGCACCCGGCCCGGAACGCCCCTCGGCCGTCTCCATGCCCGCCCAGACCGGCACCTTCCGGCAGCCGACCAGCGTCCGGCCGCTGCCCACCACCCGTACCGTCCGCATCGGCCGGGCCCCCGACAACGACCTCGTCATCGACGACCTCATCGTCTCCCGGCACCACGCCGAGCTGCGCGGCCTGCCGGACGGCGGCCACGAGATCACCGACCTGGGCAGTCACAACGGCACTTACGTCAACGGCGCCCCCGTCACCACCGCCCCGGTCCGCCCCGGCGATGTGATCGGCATCGGACACTCGGCGTTCTGCCTGGTCGGCGACGAGCTCCAGGAGTACGTCGACACCGGCGAGGTCTCCCTGGAGGTGCAGGACCTCACCGTCGCCGTCGACCGCGGCCGCAAGACCCTCCTCGACGACGTCTCCTTCCCGGTGGGGGAGAAGTGCCTGCTGGCCGTCGTCGGACCGAGCGGCGCCGGAAAGTCCACGCTGCTCAACGCCCTCACCGGACAGCGGCCCGCCGACCACGGCACCGTCGTCTACGACGGCCGTGACCTCTACCGCGACTACGCCGAGCTGCGCCAGCGCATCGGCCTGGTTCCGCAGGACGACATCCTGCACGCCCAGCTCACCGTCCGCGCCGCCCTGTCCTACGCCGCCGAACTGCGCTTCCCGCAGGACACCGCCAAGGCCGAACGCCAGGCCCGGGTCGACGAGGTGATCCGCGAACTCGGCCTGGAACAGCGCGCCGGACAGCCCGTGCACAGCCTCTCCGGCGGCCAGCGCAAGCGCGTGAGCGTGGCCCTGGAACTGCTCACCAAGCCCTCCCTGCTCTTCCTCGACGAACCGACCTCGGGACTCGACCCCGGCATGGACCGCTCGGTGATGCACATGCTGCGCGGCCTCGCGGACGACGGCCGCACCGTCATCGTCGTCACCCACAGCGTCCTCAGCCTCGACGTCTGCGACCGCCTCCTGGTCCTCGCGCCCGGCGGCCGGATCGCCTACTACGGGCCGCCCGAGGACGCCCTCCCGTTCTTCGGCTTCGACGAGTGGCCGGAGGCCTTCGAGGCCTTCGAACGCGACCAGGACCGCAACTGGGCCGGCGGCTACACCAGCTCACCGCTGCACCGCCGGTACGTCATCGACGCCACCGCACAGCCCCGGCTGACCCGCACCGGACCGGTCGTCATCACCCCGCCGCGCCGGCCGCGCAGCCGCGGCGCCCAGCTCGGCACCCTGATCCGCCGCTACACCGCGGCGCTCAGCGCCGACCGCACCTTCCTCGCCATCATGATCGCCCTGCCGTTCGTGATGGGCGCCATGGCCCGCGCCCTGGCGGGCAGCGCCCTGACCCGGGACACCGCGATGAACGCACTGCTCATCCTGTGCGTCGGCGCGGTCCTCACCGGCGCGGCCAACGCCGTGCGCGAACTGGTCAAGGAACGCGTGATCTACCGGCGCGAACGCGCCGTCGGCCTGTCCAGATCGGCCTACCTGATGTCGAAGGTCGTGGTCCTCGGCACGGTCACCGTGCTCCAGGCCGTGGTGCTGACCCTGGTCGCCCTGCTCGGCGTCGATCTCAACGCGCCCGGCGGCGAGGGCGTGCTGATGCCACCGCTGATCGAGATCACCATCGCCGTGGCGCTGCTGGCCTTCACCGCGATGATGCTCGGCCTGCTGGTCTCCGCGCTGGTGCGCAAGGAAGAGGTGACGATGCCGCTGCTGGTCCTGCTCGCCATCGTCCAGGTCGTCTTCTGCGGCGCCCTGCTCAAGCTCGACGGGGTGCCCGGCCTGGAGCAGCTCTCCTGGCTGGTGCCCTCGCGCTGGGCACTCGGCGCGATGGCCGGGACCGTGGACCTGGCGCGGATCGTGCCCGGCGAGCTGACCGGTGACCCGCTGTTCGGCCACTCGACGGGCGTGTGGCTGCTCAACATCGGCATGCTGCTGGTCCTGTCGGTGGTCTTCGGCTACGTGGTCTCCTGGCTGCTCCGGCGCCAGGAACCCGTCGTGATGCGGAAGTAG
- the mgrA gene encoding L-glyceraldehyde 3-phosphate reductase, with protein sequence MYTAHPDRYADMPYRRTGRSGLKLPALSLGLWHNFGPDRPVETQRAILRRAFDLGVTHFDLANNYGPPPGSAEEALGEALKADFAPYRDELVISTKAGYLMWPGPYGEWGSRKYVLSSLDQSLQRMGLDYVDIFYSHRPDPETPLEETMGALHSAVQQGKALYVGVSNYSPEQTREAARILGELGTPLLIHQPRYSMLDRRPEDEGLLDALDELQVGSIVFSPLEQGLLTSRYLDGIPEGSRAASDSPFLNSEAVTEDLVGKLRALDEIAKSRGQSLAQLALAWVLRGGRVTSALVGASSARQIEDSVAAIGNLDFDAEELARIDAVIKA encoded by the coding sequence TTGTACACCGCACACCCCGACCGCTACGCGGACATGCCCTACCGGCGCACCGGACGCAGCGGCCTGAAGCTCCCGGCCCTGTCCCTCGGCCTGTGGCACAACTTCGGTCCGGACCGCCCGGTCGAGACGCAGCGCGCGATCCTGCGCCGCGCCTTCGACCTCGGTGTCACCCACTTCGACCTCGCCAACAACTACGGCCCGCCGCCCGGGTCCGCCGAGGAGGCGCTGGGCGAGGCGCTGAAGGCGGACTTCGCGCCGTACCGCGACGAACTCGTCATCTCCACCAAGGCCGGATACCTGATGTGGCCCGGCCCGTACGGCGAGTGGGGCTCGCGCAAGTACGTGCTGTCCTCGCTGGACCAGAGCCTGCAGCGGATGGGCCTGGACTACGTGGACATCTTCTACTCGCATCGCCCGGACCCGGAGACTCCGCTGGAGGAGACGATGGGCGCGCTGCACTCGGCCGTCCAGCAGGGCAAGGCGCTCTACGTCGGCGTCTCCAACTACTCCCCGGAGCAGACCCGGGAGGCCGCCCGCATCCTCGGTGAGCTGGGCACGCCGCTGCTGATCCATCAGCCGCGCTACTCGATGCTCGACCGGCGCCCCGAGGACGAGGGCCTGCTGGACGCCCTGGACGAGCTCCAGGTCGGCTCGATCGTCTTCTCCCCGCTGGAGCAGGGACTGCTGACCTCCCGCTACCTCGACGGCATCCCCGAGGGCTCGCGGGCCGCGAGCGACAGCCCCTTCCTGAACTCCGAAGCGGTCACCGAGGACCTGGTGGGCAAGCTCCGAGCCCTCGACGAGATCGCCAAGTCCCGCGGCCAGTCCCTGGCCCAGCTGGCGCTGGCCTGGGTGCTGCGCGGGGGCCGGGTGACCTCCGCCCTCGTCGGCGCGAGCAGCGCGCGGCAGATCGAGGACAGCGTGGCGGCCATCGGCAATCTGGACTTCGACGCGGAGGAACTGGCCCGCATCGACGCGGTCATCAAGGCGTAG
- a CDS encoding LysR family transcriptional regulator produces the protein MELRHLQHFVAVAEDQHFTRAAERLMVSQSGLSASIRSLERELQTPLFVRTTRSVTLTPAGRALLGEAERILAQVRSAHEAVAAVQGVLRGMLALGSEQCIAGVHVAGLLAAFRRRHPDVEICLRQAGSGALAEEVAAGRLDLAFAVRTTREDTDQLRAVPLTSEPMTVLCHPSHRLAAAGAAVTPEELGGEVFVDFHPDWGPRRTTDAAFAAAGVRRAVALEVNDVHSLLDLVDENLGIAVVPRHFRHKRESLTALPVKGTGERVYETVALLPHPQATSPAARALMELLETEGA, from the coding sequence ATGGAACTGCGCCATCTCCAGCACTTCGTCGCGGTCGCCGAGGACCAGCACTTCACCCGGGCCGCCGAACGGCTCATGGTGTCCCAGTCGGGGCTCTCGGCATCGATCCGCTCACTGGAACGGGAGCTCCAGACGCCGCTGTTCGTCCGGACGACACGCAGTGTGACGCTCACCCCGGCCGGGCGGGCGCTGCTGGGCGAGGCGGAGCGGATCCTGGCACAGGTGCGGTCGGCGCACGAGGCGGTGGCGGCGGTGCAGGGTGTGCTGCGCGGGATGCTGGCGCTGGGCTCCGAGCAGTGCATCGCCGGGGTGCATGTGGCGGGGCTGCTCGCCGCGTTCCGGCGGCGCCATCCGGACGTGGAGATCTGCCTGCGGCAGGCGGGGTCGGGGGCGCTCGCGGAGGAGGTCGCGGCCGGCCGCCTCGATCTGGCCTTCGCGGTGCGTACGACGCGGGAGGACACCGACCAGCTGCGCGCCGTACCGCTGACCAGTGAGCCGATGACCGTGCTGTGCCACCCGAGCCACAGGCTCGCCGCCGCCGGGGCCGCGGTCACTCCCGAGGAGCTGGGCGGCGAGGTGTTCGTCGACTTCCACCCGGACTGGGGGCCGCGCCGCACCACCGACGCGGCGTTCGCCGCCGCGGGGGTCCGGCGGGCGGTCGCCCTGGAGGTCAACGACGTGCACAGCCTGCTGGACCTCGTGGACGAGAACCTCGGGATCGCCGTCGTACCGCGCCATTTCCGGCACAAGCGGGAGTCACTGACCGCCCTGCCGGTCAAGGGCACCGGCGAGCGGGTGTACGAGACCGTCGCCCTGCTGCCGCACCCGCAGGCCACGAGCCCGGCGGCGCGCGCCCTGATGGAACTTCTGGAGACAGAGGGCGCGTGA
- a CDS encoding mycothiol transferase produces MHAKDILIDGYSRIQEEVHATVEGLGPDDLHARPGPGANSIAWLVWHLTRVQDDHIADAFGLDQVWLTQDFQKTFGLDLPRHDTGYGHTSAKVDKVRVDSGELLTGYYDAVHAQTLGALRELAAKDLERVVDERWDPPVTLGVRLVSVLSDDLQHIGQAAYVRGLLQAA; encoded by the coding sequence ATGCATGCCAAGGACATCCTCATCGACGGTTACAGCCGCATCCAGGAAGAAGTCCACGCCACCGTCGAGGGCCTCGGCCCCGACGACCTGCACGCCCGGCCCGGCCCGGGAGCCAACTCCATCGCCTGGCTGGTCTGGCATCTCACCCGGGTCCAGGACGACCACATCGCCGACGCCTTCGGCTTGGACCAGGTCTGGCTCACCCAGGACTTCCAGAAGACCTTCGGACTCGACCTGCCCCGCCATGACACCGGGTACGGGCACACCTCAGCGAAGGTCGACAAGGTCCGGGTCGACTCCGGCGAGCTGCTGACCGGGTACTACGACGCCGTCCACGCCCAGACCCTCGGCGCGCTGCGGGAGCTGGCCGCCAAGGATCTGGAGCGGGTCGTCGACGAGCGCTGGGACCCGCCGGTCACCCTGGGGGTACGGCTGGTCAGCGTCCTGTCCGACGATCTTCAGCACATCGGACAGGCCGCCTACGTCCGCGGGCTGCTTCAGGCCGCGTAA
- a CDS encoding adenosine deaminase: MTATRVDLDVIRRLPKAVLHDHLDGGLRPATVIELAAEVGHTLPTTDPDELAAWYFEAANSGDLVRYIATFEHTLAVMQTREGLLRTAEEYVLDLAADGVVYGEVRYAPELNTRGGLALAEVVETVQEGLAAGMAKAAAAGTPVRVGTLLCGMRMFDRVREAADLAVAFRDAGVVGFDIAGAEAGFPAADHLAAFEHLRRESVPFTIHAGEADGLSSIHQALQICGAQRIGHGVRITDDIVDGKLGRLAAWVRDRRIALEMCPTSNLQTGAATSIAEHPVTALKDLGFRVTLNTDNRLVSGTTMTREMSLLVEQAGWTVEDLRTVTVNALKSAFIPFDERKALIEDVVLPGYAA; encoded by the coding sequence ATGACCGCTACGCGTGTAGACCTCGATGTGATCCGCCGCCTCCCCAAGGCCGTCCTGCACGACCACCTCGACGGCGGCCTGCGCCCCGCCACCGTGATCGAGCTGGCGGCCGAGGTCGGCCACACCCTGCCCACCACCGACCCCGACGAGCTCGCCGCCTGGTACTTCGAGGCCGCGAACTCCGGTGACCTGGTCCGCTACATCGCCACCTTCGAGCACACCCTCGCCGTGATGCAGACCCGCGAGGGCCTGCTGCGCACCGCCGAGGAGTACGTCCTGGACCTGGCCGCCGACGGCGTCGTCTACGGCGAGGTGCGCTACGCCCCCGAGCTGAACACCCGGGGCGGGCTCGCCCTCGCCGAGGTCGTGGAGACCGTCCAGGAGGGCCTCGCCGCCGGTATGGCGAAGGCCGCCGCGGCCGGTACCCCGGTGCGGGTCGGCACCCTGCTGTGCGGCATGCGGATGTTCGACCGGGTGCGCGAGGCCGCCGACCTGGCCGTCGCCTTCCGGGACGCCGGAGTCGTCGGCTTCGACATCGCCGGTGCCGAGGCCGGATTCCCGGCCGCCGACCACCTCGCCGCCTTCGAGCACCTGCGCCGCGAGAGCGTGCCGTTCACCATCCACGCCGGTGAGGCCGACGGTCTGTCCAGCATCCACCAGGCGCTCCAGATCTGCGGCGCCCAGCGCATCGGGCACGGCGTGCGGATCACCGACGACATCGTGGACGGCAAGCTCGGCCGGCTCGCCGCGTGGGTCCGCGACCGCCGTATCGCCCTGGAGATGTGCCCGACCTCCAACCTCCAGACCGGCGCCGCCACCTCCATAGCCGAGCACCCCGTCACCGCACTGAAGGACCTCGGCTTCCGGGTCACCCTCAACACCGACAACCGGCTGGTGTCGGGCACCACGATGACCCGCGAGATGTCCCTGCTGGTCGAGCAGGCCGGCTGGACCGTCGAGGACCTGCGCACGGTCACGGTGAACGCCCTGAAGAGCGCCTTCATCCCGTTCGACGAGCGCAAGGCCCTCATCGAGGACGTCGTCCTGCCCGGTTACGCGGCCTGA
- a CDS encoding VOC family protein — translation MSRIALVTLVVDDYDEAIRFYTEALGFRLVEDAPRPDGSRWVVVRPGDEGTDLLLARAKGDAQSARVGDQTGGRVGFFLHTDDFARDHARMLAAGVTFLEEPRHEPYGSVAVFQDLYGNRWDLLQPVG, via the coding sequence ATGAGCCGCATCGCCCTGGTCACCCTCGTCGTCGACGACTACGACGAGGCGATCCGCTTCTACACCGAGGCCCTCGGCTTCCGTCTCGTGGAGGACGCCCCGCGCCCCGACGGCTCCCGCTGGGTCGTCGTGCGGCCGGGCGACGAAGGCACCGACCTGCTGCTGGCCCGCGCCAAGGGCGACGCGCAGAGTGCCCGGGTCGGCGACCAGACCGGCGGGCGGGTCGGGTTCTTCCTGCATACCGACGACTTCGCCCGCGACCATGCCCGGATGCTCGCCGCGGGTGTGACCTTCCTGGAGGAGCCGCGCCACGAGCCCTACGGCTCGGTCGCCGTCTTCCAGGACCTGTACGGCAACCGCTGGGACCTGCTCCAGCCCGTCGGCTGA
- a CDS encoding pyridoxamine 5'-phosphate oxidase family protein → MTNTGLPRTPDQRRRDVLERLERELDVWVATADPEGVPCMVALWFVWDGQALWVSTRGTNPTGRNLREGGRTRLAFGDTQDVVLIDGEAESFTASEVPDAAAEAFRAKTGWDPRTERAAYAFFRVRPRAVQAWHGVRELPQRHLMKDGRWLV, encoded by the coding sequence ATGACGAACACCGGCCTGCCCCGCACCCCCGACCAGCGCAGACGCGACGTACTGGAGCGACTGGAACGCGAACTCGACGTCTGGGTCGCCACGGCGGACCCCGAGGGGGTGCCCTGCATGGTGGCGCTGTGGTTCGTCTGGGACGGGCAGGCGCTGTGGGTGTCGACGCGGGGCACCAATCCGACGGGCCGGAACCTGCGGGAGGGCGGACGCACCCGGCTGGCGTTCGGCGACACCCAGGACGTGGTGCTCATCGACGGCGAGGCGGAGTCCTTCACGGCGAGCGAGGTTCCGGACGCGGCGGCCGAGGCGTTCCGGGCGAAGACCGGGTGGGACCCGCGCACGGAGCGGGCCGCCTACGCGTTCTTCCGGGTGCGCCCGCGGGCGGTGCAGGCGTGGCACGGGGTTCGGGAGTTGCCGCAGCGGCATCTCATGAAGGATGGGCGCTGGCTTGTCTAG
- the sph gene encoding sphingomyelin phosphodiesterase, whose product MTLFAQRRAQGSAVLALSLAAAGLAGATPTAAAAESAPGLKVLSYNVFLFSKSLYPNWGQDHRAAEIVKTPFFQGNDVVVLQEAFDNSSSDALKSSAAGAYPYQTPVVGRSKSGWDATGGAYSATTPEDGGVTILSKWPILRKEQYVYKDACGADWWSNKGFAYVVLNVNGAKVHVIGTHAQSTDPGCDAGEAAAMRSRQFKAIDAFLDAKNIPANEQVLVAGDLNVDSRTAEYGTMLADAGLVGADARTGHPYSFDTRDNSIARDRYPDDPREDLDYVLHRAGHARPAVWKNDVVKEQSAPWTVSSWGTDYTYTNLSDHYPVTGSAG is encoded by the coding sequence GTGACGCTTTTCGCACAGCGCCGTGCACAGGGCTCGGCCGTGCTCGCCCTCTCGCTCGCCGCCGCCGGACTGGCCGGCGCGACGCCCACCGCGGCGGCCGCCGAGTCGGCACCGGGGCTGAAGGTGTTGTCCTACAACGTCTTCCTCTTCAGCAAGAGCCTGTACCCGAACTGGGGCCAGGACCATCGCGCCGCCGAGATCGTGAAGACGCCGTTCTTCCAGGGCAATGACGTGGTGGTGCTCCAGGAGGCGTTCGACAACTCCTCCTCGGACGCGCTGAAGTCCTCGGCGGCGGGCGCCTATCCGTACCAGACGCCCGTTGTGGGCCGCAGCAAGTCCGGCTGGGACGCGACCGGTGGCGCGTACTCGGCGACGACGCCGGAGGACGGCGGGGTCACGATCCTCAGCAAGTGGCCGATCCTGCGCAAGGAGCAGTACGTCTACAAGGACGCGTGCGGCGCGGACTGGTGGTCGAACAAGGGCTTCGCGTACGTCGTGCTGAACGTGAACGGCGCCAAGGTGCATGTGATCGGTACGCACGCCCAGTCCACGGACCCGGGCTGCGACGCCGGTGAGGCCGCCGCGATGCGCAGCCGCCAGTTCAAGGCGATCGACGCCTTCCTGGACGCCAAGAACATCCCGGCGAACGAGCAGGTGCTGGTCGCCGGTGACCTGAACGTCGACTCCCGCACCGCGGAGTACGGCACGATGCTCGCCGACGCGGGCCTCGTCGGCGCCGACGCGCGCACCGGGCACCCCTACTCGTTCGACACGCGGGACAACTCCATAGCCCGCGACCGCTACCCGGACGACCCGCGCGAGGACCTGGACTACGTCCTGCACCGAGCGGGCCACGCCCGTCCGGCCGTGTGGAAGAACGACGTCGTCAAGGAGCAGAGCGCGCCCTGGACGGTGTCGAGCTGGGGCACGGACTACACGTACACCAACCTGTCGGACCACTATCCGGTGACCGGCTCGGCGGGCTGA